DNA from Candidatus Acidiferrales bacterium:
CTGTGGCTTGGTCAGCATGGGCTCCTGTTTAGTGCCGGGTGCGGTGGGCGCCGCGGCAAGTTCGTTTCAGAATAGTGCCCCGGTGACTCCATGTGAAGAGAAGGAGAGATTCTCTCAGAAATGGGTGAAGAGATTCTTCGACGTATTTGACAAAGATCTTGACGATGGGAAGAAAAAAGAAATTATGAAGAGCTGCGGCAAGATGTGTTTTCAGGGCTCACTGGGAGATAAGAAAGTGAATCCCGTTGACATTGACGCTTTGATCGAAGGGATCAACAAGGGGACGGGCGAGATTGCCGCCAAGAGAGACGGAAACGTCGTGGATTTTCATTACGTCTCTAACCCGAGAGGTTTGAGAGTAGCGGATGGGTATTGTCTTTGTCCGCTCGTAGAGTCCGGGCCGGAAGGGCTGTCCGGAACGTACTGCGAATGT
Protein-coding regions in this window:
- a CDS encoding DUF6144 family protein, translated to CGLVSMGSCLVPGAVGAAASSFQNSAPVTPCEEKERFSQKWVKRFFDVFDKDLDDGKKKEIMKSCGKMCFQGSLGDKKVNPVDIDALIEGINKGTGEIAAKRDGNVVDFHYVSNPRGLRVADGYCLCPLVESGPEGLSGTYCECSVGYVKEMFQTYTGGTVNVELLESLKRGGKSCRFRITFTS